The Oryzias latipes chromosome 16, ASM223467v1 genome includes a region encoding these proteins:
- the kirrel2 gene encoding kin of IRRE-like protein 2 isoform X3, translating to MSSLYLIFCLMATAATQAAYFSQQPQDQVVVSGQSVTLPCVIVGYRGMVQWTKDGLALGGERDLPGWTRYSLMGDPLSGEHSLLIDSAELADDAVYECQATQAGLRSHRAKLTVLVPPSDPVVEGGPVVRLKAHTPHNLTCRASGAKPAAEITWYRDGEVMETAIYSKTLMQDGKRETAVSMLPIIPEDSDTGRTYTCRVLNPAAPAGRQTSVTINVQHPPSVTLSVQPQTVTEGAKVLFLCSASANPEITGYRWSKGGVPISEANGDSLEVTVDYSYFTDPISCEVSNSVGSTNVSTLVDVQFGPRLLSEPKPMTVDIGMDAAFTCAWTGNPPLTLAWTKQGSSVVLSNGNTLQLKAVTQEDAGTYTCKAIVPRIGVAERDVTLTVNGPPIITADATQHAVKHSKGKLECRVGSSPPPDNIVWTFGDMTLSSGSSGRYSVQTVTSDRGVFSSLVLSETLAQDFQMRYNCTAWNRFGTGTALVTLEEQEALPTLIIVGGAVGGGCVLLICVITVVSLCCRHTGKGKRCTRLSKSDIRVQIVHSDHNATRGNDDEEDVKEPMKCLVFPQAPNSSESPGTSRTEHSDLLEEEDDERSDIKDPTNGYYNVRGHDDRNIRSGGFSEYVPNSRPVYTPSQLPSPSPVYGQHGTQPRIYEFSQRYSTNTVSRSSYEQQQAGQQQPAQPASIYPTDPVYSSSAYLPATYGRAFTSYVKPASYEKVDAYDQSDQASKVSSSSRFSYASSQVSSQQSDLGRPSQRMQTHV from the exons cAGCCACTCAAGCTGCCTACTTCTCTCAGCAGCCCCAAGACCAGGTGGTGGTGTCAGGCCAGTCAGTGACTCTACCTTGTGTCATTGTGGGATACAGAGGAATGGTACAGTGGACCAAAGATGGCTTGGCACTGGGTGGAGAAAGAGACTTACCAG GCTGGACGCGGTATTCCTTAATGGGCGACCCGCTATCAGGCGAGCACAGCTTGCTGATCGATTCAGCGGAGTTGGCGGATGACGCGGTGTATGAGTGTCAGGCTACACAGGCGGGGCTGCGCTCGCACCGCGCCAAGCTCACTGTACTAG TTCCTCCCTCTGACCCTGTGGTGGAAGGTGGCCCTGTTGTACGTCTGAAGGCCCACACACCACACAACCTCACCTGCAGAGCCTCGGGAGCCAAACCTGCTGCTGAGATCACCTGGTACAGAGATGGAGAGGTCATGGAGACTGCAATTTATTCCAAG ACATTAATGCAGGATGGTAAGAGGGAGACAGCTGTCAGCATGCTTCCAATCATCCCAGAAGATAGTGACACTGGACGCACCTACACCTGCAGAGTTCTCAACCCAGCTGCTCCTGCCGGACGACAGACATCAGTCACTATTAATGTCCAAC ACCCTCCTTCAGTGACGTTATCCGTCCAACCGCAGACGGTGACAGAGGGAGCCAAAgtcctcttcctctgctctgCTTCAGCCAATCCTGAGATCACAGGATACAG GTGGTCAAAAGGAGGAGTGCCCATCTCTGAGGCGAATGGGGACAGTCTTGAGGTGACAGTGGACTACTCTTACTTCACAGACCCCATCTCTTGTGAGGTGTCCAACTCTGTGGGCAGCACCAATGTTAGCACCCTGGTAGATGTGCAAT TTGGCCCCAGACTTCTTTCGGAACCCAAGCCGATGACGGTGGATATAGGGATGGATGCAGCCTTCACTTGTGCATGGACAGGAAACCCTCCTCTGACCCTGGCTTGGACAAAGCAGGGCTCCAGCGTG GTGCTCAGTAATGGTAACACCCTGCAGCTGAAGGCTGTTACCCAGGAGGATGCTGGAACATACACCTGCAAGGCCATTGTTCCCCGCATTGGAGTTGCAGAAAGAGATGTCACTCTAACTGTGAATG GTCCACCCATCATCACGGCAGATGCTACACAGCATGCAGTCAAGCACTCCAAGGGCAAGTTGGAGTGTCGGGTGGGAAGCAGCCCCCCACCCGATAACATT GTGTGGACCTTTGGCGACATGACTCTGtcttctggttcctctggtcgtTACTCGGTGCAGACTGTGACCAGTGACCGTGGGGTCTTCTCCTCTTTGGTGCTATCGGAGACGCTGGCACAGGATTTCCAGATGCGTTATAATTGCACAGCCTGGAACCGTTTTGGAACCGGCACGGCATTGGTCACACTAGAGGAGCAAG AGGCCTTGCCCACACTGATAATTGTCGGTGGAGCAGTCGGTGGAGGGTGCGTCTTGCTCATCTGTGTCATCACGGTGGTCTCCCTGTGCTGCAGGCACACAGGCAAAG GTAAAAGGTGCACACGTCTCTCCAAGAGTGACATCCGAGTTCAGATTGTTCACAGTGATCACAATGCCACACGAGGCAACGATGATGAGGAGGATGTCAAAGAACCCATG AAATGCTTGGTCTTCCCTCAGGCTCCCAACAGCAGTGAGTCTCCAGGGACATCGCGCACAGAACACAGCGACCTCTTAGAGGAGGAGGACGATGAAAGATCCGACATTAAG GACCCTACCAATGGCTACTACAATGTACGAGGCCATGATGACCGCAACATCCGCAGCGGTGGATTCTCCGAGTATGTGCCCAACTCTCGGCCAGTCTACACTCCTTCGCAATTGCCCTCTCCCAGCCCAGTGTACGGTCAGCATGGCACTCAGCCTCGAATCTACGAGTTCTCCCAGAGATACTCTACTAATACAGTGAGCAGATCCTCGTACGAACAGCAGCAAGCTGGCCAGCAACAGCCTGCCCAACCAGCCAGCATATATCCTACTGATCCCGTCTACAGCAGCTCAGCGTATCTACCTGCTACGTATGGTCGTGCCTTTACCAGCTATGTCAAGCCTGCTTCCTATGAGAAGGTGGATGCTTATGACCAATCAGATCAGGCCAGCAAGGTGTCTAGCTCGTCTCGCTTTTCTTATGCCTCCTCACAAGTATCCTCACAGCAGTCCGACTTGGGCCGGCCCTCCCAACGCATGCAGACTCACGTGTGA
- the kirrel2 gene encoding kin of IRRE-like protein 2 isoform X5, which yields MSSLYLIFCLMATAATQAAYFSQQPQDQVVVSGQSVTLPCVIVGYRGMVQWTKDGLALGGERDLPGWTRYSLMGDPLSGEHSLLIDSAELADDAVYECQATQAGLRSHRAKLTVLVPPSDPVVEGGPVVRLKAHTPHNLTCRASGAKPAAEITWYRDGEVMETAIYSKTLMQDGKRETAVSMLPIIPEDSDTGRTYTCRVLNPAAPAGRQTSVTINVQHPPSVTLSVQPQTVTEGAKVLFLCSASANPEITGYRWSKGGVPISEANGDSLEVTVDYSYFTDPISCEVSNSVGSTNVSTLVDVQFGPRLLSEPKPMTVDIGMDAAFTCAWTGNPPLTLAWTKQGSSVVLSNGNTLQLKAVTQEDAGTYTCKAIVPRIGVAERDVTLTVNGPPIITADATQHAVKHSKGKLECRVGSSPPPDNIVWTFGDMTLSSGSSGRYSVQTVTSDRGVFSSLVLSETLAQDFQMRYNCTAWNRFGTGTALVTLEEQEALPTLIIVGGAVGGGCVLLICVITVVSLCCRHTGKGKRCTRLSKSDIRVQIVHSDHNATRGNDDEEDVKEPMAPNSSESPGTSRTEHSDLLEEEDDERSDIKDPTNGYYNVRGHDDRNIRSGGFSEYVPNSRPVYTPSQLPSPSPVYGQHGTQPRIYEFSQRYSTNTVSRSSYEQQQAGQQQPAQPASIYPTDPVYSSSAYLPATYGRAFTSYVKPASYEKVDAYDQSDQASKVSSSSRFSYASSQVSSQQSDLGRPSQRMQTHV from the exons cAGCCACTCAAGCTGCCTACTTCTCTCAGCAGCCCCAAGACCAGGTGGTGGTGTCAGGCCAGTCAGTGACTCTACCTTGTGTCATTGTGGGATACAGAGGAATGGTACAGTGGACCAAAGATGGCTTGGCACTGGGTGGAGAAAGAGACTTACCAG GCTGGACGCGGTATTCCTTAATGGGCGACCCGCTATCAGGCGAGCACAGCTTGCTGATCGATTCAGCGGAGTTGGCGGATGACGCGGTGTATGAGTGTCAGGCTACACAGGCGGGGCTGCGCTCGCACCGCGCCAAGCTCACTGTACTAG TTCCTCCCTCTGACCCTGTGGTGGAAGGTGGCCCTGTTGTACGTCTGAAGGCCCACACACCACACAACCTCACCTGCAGAGCCTCGGGAGCCAAACCTGCTGCTGAGATCACCTGGTACAGAGATGGAGAGGTCATGGAGACTGCAATTTATTCCAAG ACATTAATGCAGGATGGTAAGAGGGAGACAGCTGTCAGCATGCTTCCAATCATCCCAGAAGATAGTGACACTGGACGCACCTACACCTGCAGAGTTCTCAACCCAGCTGCTCCTGCCGGACGACAGACATCAGTCACTATTAATGTCCAAC ACCCTCCTTCAGTGACGTTATCCGTCCAACCGCAGACGGTGACAGAGGGAGCCAAAgtcctcttcctctgctctgCTTCAGCCAATCCTGAGATCACAGGATACAG GTGGTCAAAAGGAGGAGTGCCCATCTCTGAGGCGAATGGGGACAGTCTTGAGGTGACAGTGGACTACTCTTACTTCACAGACCCCATCTCTTGTGAGGTGTCCAACTCTGTGGGCAGCACCAATGTTAGCACCCTGGTAGATGTGCAAT TTGGCCCCAGACTTCTTTCGGAACCCAAGCCGATGACGGTGGATATAGGGATGGATGCAGCCTTCACTTGTGCATGGACAGGAAACCCTCCTCTGACCCTGGCTTGGACAAAGCAGGGCTCCAGCGTG GTGCTCAGTAATGGTAACACCCTGCAGCTGAAGGCTGTTACCCAGGAGGATGCTGGAACATACACCTGCAAGGCCATTGTTCCCCGCATTGGAGTTGCAGAAAGAGATGTCACTCTAACTGTGAATG GTCCACCCATCATCACGGCAGATGCTACACAGCATGCAGTCAAGCACTCCAAGGGCAAGTTGGAGTGTCGGGTGGGAAGCAGCCCCCCACCCGATAACATT GTGTGGACCTTTGGCGACATGACTCTGtcttctggttcctctggtcgtTACTCGGTGCAGACTGTGACCAGTGACCGTGGGGTCTTCTCCTCTTTGGTGCTATCGGAGACGCTGGCACAGGATTTCCAGATGCGTTATAATTGCACAGCCTGGAACCGTTTTGGAACCGGCACGGCATTGGTCACACTAGAGGAGCAAG AGGCCTTGCCCACACTGATAATTGTCGGTGGAGCAGTCGGTGGAGGGTGCGTCTTGCTCATCTGTGTCATCACGGTGGTCTCCCTGTGCTGCAGGCACACAGGCAAAG GTAAAAGGTGCACACGTCTCTCCAAGAGTGACATCCGAGTTCAGATTGTTCACAGTGATCACAATGCCACACGAGGCAACGATGATGAGGAGGATGTCAAAGAACCCATG GCTCCCAACAGCAGTGAGTCTCCAGGGACATCGCGCACAGAACACAGCGACCTCTTAGAGGAGGAGGACGATGAAAGATCCGACATTAAG GACCCTACCAATGGCTACTACAATGTACGAGGCCATGATGACCGCAACATCCGCAGCGGTGGATTCTCCGAGTATGTGCCCAACTCTCGGCCAGTCTACACTCCTTCGCAATTGCCCTCTCCCAGCCCAGTGTACGGTCAGCATGGCACTCAGCCTCGAATCTACGAGTTCTCCCAGAGATACTCTACTAATACAGTGAGCAGATCCTCGTACGAACAGCAGCAAGCTGGCCAGCAACAGCCTGCCCAACCAGCCAGCATATATCCTACTGATCCCGTCTACAGCAGCTCAGCGTATCTACCTGCTACGTATGGTCGTGCCTTTACCAGCTATGTCAAGCCTGCTTCCTATGAGAAGGTGGATGCTTATGACCAATCAGATCAGGCCAGCAAGGTGTCTAGCTCGTCTCGCTTTTCTTATGCCTCCTCACAAGTATCCTCACAGCAGTCCGACTTGGGCCGGCCCTCCCAACGCATGCAGACTCACGTGTGA
- the kirrel2 gene encoding kin of IRRE-like protein 2 isoform X2: MSSLYLIFCLMATATQAAYFSQQPQDQVVVSGQSVTLPCVIVGYRGMVQWTKDGLALGGERDLPGWTRYSLMGDPLSGEHSLLIDSAELADDAVYECQATQAGLRSHRAKLTVLVPPSDPVVEGGPVVRLKAHTPHNLTCRASGAKPAAEITWYRDGEVMETAIYSKTLMQDGKRETAVSMLPIIPEDSDTGRTYTCRVLNPAAPAGRQTSVTINVQHPPSVTLSVQPQTVTEGAKVLFLCSASANPEITGYRWSKGGVPISEANGDSLEVTVDYSYFTDPISCEVSNSVGSTNVSTLVDVQFGPRLLSEPKPMTVDIGMDAAFTCAWTGNPPLTLAWTKQGSSVVLSNGNTLQLKAVTQEDAGTYTCKAIVPRIGVAERDVTLTVNGPPIITADATQHAVKHSKGKLECRVGSSPPPDNIVWTFGDMTLSSGSSGRYSVQTVTSDRGVFSSLVLSETLAQDFQMRYNCTAWNRFGTGTALVTLEEQEALPTLIIVGGAVGGGCVLLICVITVVSLCCRHTGKGELNGKRCTRLSKSDIRVQIVHSDHNATRGNDDEEDVKEPMKCLVFPQAPNSSESPGTSRTEHSDLLEEEDDERSDIKDPTNGYYNVRGHDDRNIRSGGFSEYVPNSRPVYTPSQLPSPSPVYGQHGTQPRIYEFSQRYSTNTVSRSSYEQQQAGQQQPAQPASIYPTDPVYSSSAYLPATYGRAFTSYVKPASYEKVDAYDQSDQASKVSSSSRFSYASSQVSSQQSDLGRPSQRMQTHV, from the exons CCACTCAAGCTGCCTACTTCTCTCAGCAGCCCCAAGACCAGGTGGTGGTGTCAGGCCAGTCAGTGACTCTACCTTGTGTCATTGTGGGATACAGAGGAATGGTACAGTGGACCAAAGATGGCTTGGCACTGGGTGGAGAAAGAGACTTACCAG GCTGGACGCGGTATTCCTTAATGGGCGACCCGCTATCAGGCGAGCACAGCTTGCTGATCGATTCAGCGGAGTTGGCGGATGACGCGGTGTATGAGTGTCAGGCTACACAGGCGGGGCTGCGCTCGCACCGCGCCAAGCTCACTGTACTAG TTCCTCCCTCTGACCCTGTGGTGGAAGGTGGCCCTGTTGTACGTCTGAAGGCCCACACACCACACAACCTCACCTGCAGAGCCTCGGGAGCCAAACCTGCTGCTGAGATCACCTGGTACAGAGATGGAGAGGTCATGGAGACTGCAATTTATTCCAAG ACATTAATGCAGGATGGTAAGAGGGAGACAGCTGTCAGCATGCTTCCAATCATCCCAGAAGATAGTGACACTGGACGCACCTACACCTGCAGAGTTCTCAACCCAGCTGCTCCTGCCGGACGACAGACATCAGTCACTATTAATGTCCAAC ACCCTCCTTCAGTGACGTTATCCGTCCAACCGCAGACGGTGACAGAGGGAGCCAAAgtcctcttcctctgctctgCTTCAGCCAATCCTGAGATCACAGGATACAG GTGGTCAAAAGGAGGAGTGCCCATCTCTGAGGCGAATGGGGACAGTCTTGAGGTGACAGTGGACTACTCTTACTTCACAGACCCCATCTCTTGTGAGGTGTCCAACTCTGTGGGCAGCACCAATGTTAGCACCCTGGTAGATGTGCAAT TTGGCCCCAGACTTCTTTCGGAACCCAAGCCGATGACGGTGGATATAGGGATGGATGCAGCCTTCACTTGTGCATGGACAGGAAACCCTCCTCTGACCCTGGCTTGGACAAAGCAGGGCTCCAGCGTG GTGCTCAGTAATGGTAACACCCTGCAGCTGAAGGCTGTTACCCAGGAGGATGCTGGAACATACACCTGCAAGGCCATTGTTCCCCGCATTGGAGTTGCAGAAAGAGATGTCACTCTAACTGTGAATG GTCCACCCATCATCACGGCAGATGCTACACAGCATGCAGTCAAGCACTCCAAGGGCAAGTTGGAGTGTCGGGTGGGAAGCAGCCCCCCACCCGATAACATT GTGTGGACCTTTGGCGACATGACTCTGtcttctggttcctctggtcgtTACTCGGTGCAGACTGTGACCAGTGACCGTGGGGTCTTCTCCTCTTTGGTGCTATCGGAGACGCTGGCACAGGATTTCCAGATGCGTTATAATTGCACAGCCTGGAACCGTTTTGGAACCGGCACGGCATTGGTCACACTAGAGGAGCAAG AGGCCTTGCCCACACTGATAATTGTCGGTGGAGCAGTCGGTGGAGGGTGCGTCTTGCTCATCTGTGTCATCACGGTGGTCTCCCTGTGCTGCAGGCACACAGGCAAAGGTGAGCTCAATG GTAAAAGGTGCACACGTCTCTCCAAGAGTGACATCCGAGTTCAGATTGTTCACAGTGATCACAATGCCACACGAGGCAACGATGATGAGGAGGATGTCAAAGAACCCATG AAATGCTTGGTCTTCCCTCAGGCTCCCAACAGCAGTGAGTCTCCAGGGACATCGCGCACAGAACACAGCGACCTCTTAGAGGAGGAGGACGATGAAAGATCCGACATTAAG GACCCTACCAATGGCTACTACAATGTACGAGGCCATGATGACCGCAACATCCGCAGCGGTGGATTCTCCGAGTATGTGCCCAACTCTCGGCCAGTCTACACTCCTTCGCAATTGCCCTCTCCCAGCCCAGTGTACGGTCAGCATGGCACTCAGCCTCGAATCTACGAGTTCTCCCAGAGATACTCTACTAATACAGTGAGCAGATCCTCGTACGAACAGCAGCAAGCTGGCCAGCAACAGCCTGCCCAACCAGCCAGCATATATCCTACTGATCCCGTCTACAGCAGCTCAGCGTATCTACCTGCTACGTATGGTCGTGCCTTTACCAGCTATGTCAAGCCTGCTTCCTATGAGAAGGTGGATGCTTATGACCAATCAGATCAGGCCAGCAAGGTGTCTAGCTCGTCTCGCTTTTCTTATGCCTCCTCACAAGTATCCTCACAGCAGTCCGACTTGGGCCGGCCCTCCCAACGCATGCAGACTCACGTGTGA
- the kirrel2 gene encoding kin of IRRE-like protein 2 isoform X4 translates to MSSLYLIFCLMATAATQAAYFSQQPQDQVVVSGQSVTLPCVIVGYRGMVQWTKDGLALGGERDLPGWTRYSLMGDPLSGEHSLLIDSAELADDAVYECQATQAGLRSHRAKLTVLVPPSDPVVEGGPVVRLKAHTPHNLTCRASGAKPAAEITWYRDGEVMETAIYSKTLMQDGKRETAVSMLPIIPEDSDTGRTYTCRVLNPAAPAGRQTSVTINVQHPPSVTLSVQPQTVTEGAKVLFLCSASANPEITGYRWSKGGVPISEANGDSLEVTVDYSYFTDPISCEVSNSVGSTNVSTLVDVQFGPRLLSEPKPMTVDIGMDAAFTCAWTGNPPLTLAWTKQGSSVVLSNGNTLQLKAVTQEDAGTYTCKAIVPRIGVAERDVTLTVNGPPIITADATQHAVKHSKGKLECRVGSSPPPDNIVWTFGDMTLSSGSSGRYSVQTVTSDRGVFSSLVLSETLAQDFQMRYNCTAWNRFGTGTALVTLEEQEALPTLIIVGGAVGGGCVLLICVITVVSLCCRHTGKGELNGKRCTRLSKSDIRVQIVHSDHNATRGNDDEEDVKEPMAPNSSESPGTSRTEHSDLLEEEDDERSDIKDPTNGYYNVRGHDDRNIRSGGFSEYVPNSRPVYTPSQLPSPSPVYGQHGTQPRIYEFSQRYSTNTVSRSSYEQQQAGQQQPAQPASIYPTDPVYSSSAYLPATYGRAFTSYVKPASYEKVDAYDQSDQASKVSSSSRFSYASSQVSSQQSDLGRPSQRMQTHV, encoded by the exons cAGCCACTCAAGCTGCCTACTTCTCTCAGCAGCCCCAAGACCAGGTGGTGGTGTCAGGCCAGTCAGTGACTCTACCTTGTGTCATTGTGGGATACAGAGGAATGGTACAGTGGACCAAAGATGGCTTGGCACTGGGTGGAGAAAGAGACTTACCAG GCTGGACGCGGTATTCCTTAATGGGCGACCCGCTATCAGGCGAGCACAGCTTGCTGATCGATTCAGCGGAGTTGGCGGATGACGCGGTGTATGAGTGTCAGGCTACACAGGCGGGGCTGCGCTCGCACCGCGCCAAGCTCACTGTACTAG TTCCTCCCTCTGACCCTGTGGTGGAAGGTGGCCCTGTTGTACGTCTGAAGGCCCACACACCACACAACCTCACCTGCAGAGCCTCGGGAGCCAAACCTGCTGCTGAGATCACCTGGTACAGAGATGGAGAGGTCATGGAGACTGCAATTTATTCCAAG ACATTAATGCAGGATGGTAAGAGGGAGACAGCTGTCAGCATGCTTCCAATCATCCCAGAAGATAGTGACACTGGACGCACCTACACCTGCAGAGTTCTCAACCCAGCTGCTCCTGCCGGACGACAGACATCAGTCACTATTAATGTCCAAC ACCCTCCTTCAGTGACGTTATCCGTCCAACCGCAGACGGTGACAGAGGGAGCCAAAgtcctcttcctctgctctgCTTCAGCCAATCCTGAGATCACAGGATACAG GTGGTCAAAAGGAGGAGTGCCCATCTCTGAGGCGAATGGGGACAGTCTTGAGGTGACAGTGGACTACTCTTACTTCACAGACCCCATCTCTTGTGAGGTGTCCAACTCTGTGGGCAGCACCAATGTTAGCACCCTGGTAGATGTGCAAT TTGGCCCCAGACTTCTTTCGGAACCCAAGCCGATGACGGTGGATATAGGGATGGATGCAGCCTTCACTTGTGCATGGACAGGAAACCCTCCTCTGACCCTGGCTTGGACAAAGCAGGGCTCCAGCGTG GTGCTCAGTAATGGTAACACCCTGCAGCTGAAGGCTGTTACCCAGGAGGATGCTGGAACATACACCTGCAAGGCCATTGTTCCCCGCATTGGAGTTGCAGAAAGAGATGTCACTCTAACTGTGAATG GTCCACCCATCATCACGGCAGATGCTACACAGCATGCAGTCAAGCACTCCAAGGGCAAGTTGGAGTGTCGGGTGGGAAGCAGCCCCCCACCCGATAACATT GTGTGGACCTTTGGCGACATGACTCTGtcttctggttcctctggtcgtTACTCGGTGCAGACTGTGACCAGTGACCGTGGGGTCTTCTCCTCTTTGGTGCTATCGGAGACGCTGGCACAGGATTTCCAGATGCGTTATAATTGCACAGCCTGGAACCGTTTTGGAACCGGCACGGCATTGGTCACACTAGAGGAGCAAG AGGCCTTGCCCACACTGATAATTGTCGGTGGAGCAGTCGGTGGAGGGTGCGTCTTGCTCATCTGTGTCATCACGGTGGTCTCCCTGTGCTGCAGGCACACAGGCAAAGGTGAGCTCAATG GTAAAAGGTGCACACGTCTCTCCAAGAGTGACATCCGAGTTCAGATTGTTCACAGTGATCACAATGCCACACGAGGCAACGATGATGAGGAGGATGTCAAAGAACCCATG GCTCCCAACAGCAGTGAGTCTCCAGGGACATCGCGCACAGAACACAGCGACCTCTTAGAGGAGGAGGACGATGAAAGATCCGACATTAAG GACCCTACCAATGGCTACTACAATGTACGAGGCCATGATGACCGCAACATCCGCAGCGGTGGATTCTCCGAGTATGTGCCCAACTCTCGGCCAGTCTACACTCCTTCGCAATTGCCCTCTCCCAGCCCAGTGTACGGTCAGCATGGCACTCAGCCTCGAATCTACGAGTTCTCCCAGAGATACTCTACTAATACAGTGAGCAGATCCTCGTACGAACAGCAGCAAGCTGGCCAGCAACAGCCTGCCCAACCAGCCAGCATATATCCTACTGATCCCGTCTACAGCAGCTCAGCGTATCTACCTGCTACGTATGGTCGTGCCTTTACCAGCTATGTCAAGCCTGCTTCCTATGAGAAGGTGGATGCTTATGACCAATCAGATCAGGCCAGCAAGGTGTCTAGCTCGTCTCGCTTTTCTTATGCCTCCTCACAAGTATCCTCACAGCAGTCCGACTTGGGCCGGCCCTCCCAACGCATGCAGACTCACGTGTGA